GTATTTCTCTTTACATATTTTTATACGGCTGTTACGTTTGATCCAGATTCTATTGCGACCAATCTTCAGAAGGGTGGCGCATTTATTCCCGGTGTTCGTCCCGGGGCGTCCACCTCGCTTCATATCAGTAAAATTTTGACTCGCATCACGCTTGTTGGCGCGACATTTCTCGGCGTGATTGCTGTCTTGCCTCTTATTATGAAAACTATTACCGGCATTACCGCGCTTGCGGTTGGTGGTACCGCCCTCCTCATTGTTGTTTCAGTTGTTCTTGATCTCATTAAGAAAGTTGACGCGCAGATCTCTATGAGGGAGTATTAAGAAAGTGCAAAGTTTAAAAATCAAAATTCAAAATTTAGGTATTTGCCTACGGCGAATTCGTTAATTTTACATTTTGATATTTACAGTTTACACTTATACCATGTCTCCTCAAACATTCATTTTTATCGGCAGATCAGGTTGCGGAAAGGGAACACAAGCCGATCTTCTTCAAAAATATCTTAAAACACAGGACCCCGGTCGTGAGATTTTTTATTTGGAAACAGGCAGTCGTTTCAGGGATTTTATCAAGGGCGATAGCCTTTCAAGTAAGCTTTCGCTCGCTATTTCACAAGAGGAGAAGCTTCAACCAAGCTTTCTTGCGGTGTGGATGTGGTCGCACCTTTTTATTGAAAACCTCAAGGGTAATGAGCATATTATAAGTGACGGGACTCCGCGCTCAGTCGACGAGGCTCGCGTCCTTGATTCTGCGATACGGTTTTATGATCGTATGCCGGCATACGTTGTTTATCTCAATGTCTCTCGAAGCTGGGCGGAAGACCGTCTTCAAAACCGAGGACGAGCAGACGATCAAAACAAGGATAGAATCAAGAAGCGACTTGATTGGTTTGAAACAGATGTATTGCCTGCAGTCAATCACTTGCGAGAACACCCTGAATATCGTTTTCTTGATATCAACGGAGAGCGGCCGCTTGAAGAAGTACACAAGGAAATCATAAAAAATATTAAAGTGTAAATATCAAAATGTAAAATTATGGAATTCGCCGTAGGCGAATACGAGAATTTTGAACTTTGATTTTTTAATTTTAAATTTAGTAAAGCGATCATGGGAATGTTTAAAACAGTAAAAGAGATCGAAATTATGCGCGAGTGTGGCAAACGCCTCGCGCATGTTTTGGATGAAGTTGAAAAAGTTATAACTCCCGGAAAAACTCCGGGGGAGCTTGATGAATTAGCGAAAAAATTAATTATTGGTTTAGGGGATGAGCCATCTTTTCTTCATTATTGGCCAGAGGGAGCAAGTAAGCCATACCCTGCGACACTCTGCGTATCAACTAATGACGAAGTTGTTCACGGTATTCCCGGAAAGAAGAAGTTCAAAGAAGGAGATATTGTGAGTATTGATCTTGGTATTAAACATCAGGGATATCATTCTGATGCGGCGCGTACGGTTCCCGTGGGGGAGATTGACGACAGTGCGCGTAAACTTATTGATGGAACGCGCGAAGCGCTTGCGGCAGGAATCAAGGTCGCACGTGCAGGAAATCACATTGGAGACATCGGTTCAGCTGTTTCTCGCGTAATCAAGATGCATGGTTTTAGTATCGTTGAAGAATTGGGTGGACATGGCATTGGAACAGAAGTACACGAAGAACCGCACATACCAAACTATGGAAAGCCCGGCGAAGGAATAGAATTGAAGGCAGGCATGACTATTGCTATTGAGCCCGTAGTAAACGAAGGGAGCGGTAAAATACATCTCAATGCAGACGGCTATACATTCAGAACAAAGGACGGCAAACGAAGTGCTCATTTTGAGCATACTGTACTAATCACCAAGGGAGATCCGGAGGTGCTCACTAAATAATCTTAGGTGGTATACTTAGTATGTATAAATTTTTTATGTAAATTCTGTTACAATAATATTCCCCCATCTTTAAATTTTTAGATTGTAATTTTATATTTTGATATTTGCATTTTGAATTAACATCATGGAAACAACGCCCTCTATTGAAGCGCCGAAAAAATTAGGTCACCCTCAAGAAGAAATTGATTTTTTAAACAAAAAAATCGCATCGCGTGTGCATGAATTCAAAGAGCACGGCGGTACTATCGCGCGCACAGAAGCAATTTCGCGGGAGATCAAATCATATCAGGCTACTCCCGCAGAGCAGATTCTTGAAGAAAAATATCGCATCAATATGGATGAGATTAAAGGAATTGCATGGGGGCTTAGCGCAGAGCATGACCATAAACTTGATTCACTCATTGAAATTCTTGGGAAAAAGGGGATTAAAAACGCACTCTCGGTTTGCGAGGAACTTGGGAGTCCTCACATAGAAGATGACTTTCACCGTTTTTTGGTTCAGTACCTAGCGCATGGGAGTGTTATTCCAGGACTTAAAGAGGGTACACCTCTTTCAAAAGCCCTCCACATGAAGCTCTATGAAGTAACACTTCCACCAGTACGCACTGAAGGTGAAAAGCACACATTTGCGGAGCTCGTGTCCGCGATGAGCCATTTTTATTCGGGCATGCTTTCGGTTGGAGGAAATTCTCGAGGAGTATCAGCAAATTATTTTGCACTAGAGGTGAGTAATGGAAATGCAAGCGAAGAGGTTATTTTTTATGCCGCTACCCCCACTTCAAGGGCGGAACTATTTGAAAAGCAAATCCTTGCTGTGTATCCTCATGCACGCATCAAAGAGCACGAGGAAGATTACAATCCATTTAACGACCAAGGTGTTACTGTCGCTTCGGTTGCTATATCGGCAAGAAATCCCGCTCTCACCATAAAAACATATAAAGAATTTGATCATGACCCGCTTCATGTGATTGTAAATGCTTTTTCCAAGATTAAAAAAGACGGCGAGGGGGCCGCACTGCAACTCATAATTTCCCCATCAGGTGAATCATATAATCAACGTTACAAAATGGCGCTTACTAAGGTAAAGAAGGGAGTATCCCTTAAAGAGGCGCTTCAGGGGATTGCCGTAGAAATCACAAAAGGATTTTTGGGGATTGCAAAGGAATTGATATCCGGACCACCCAAAAAGAATGAGGATGAGAAAGAAAAGCACATTGACGAAACCACCGTAAAACTGCTTGAACAAAAAATAGCTTCTCCAATTTTTGAAACAAACATTCGCATTATTACATCTGCGGAAACCGAATCTCGCGCAGAGGCGATTCTCTCCGATCTTGAATCAGCGTTCAATCAGTTTGGAAAAACGGAAGGGAATAGTATCGCATGGAAACGCGCCAAAGGAGGACATCTTTCACGCACACTGTATGACTTCTCATTCCGAGCATTTTCAGAAAATGAAGCAATCCCTCTCAATGCCGATGAACTTACGACGATGTTTCACTTTCCGGTCGATGAAATACAATCCTCCCACCTCAAAGAAGCCAAGGGGGCATCCGCATCGATTCCTGCAGGAATACAATCCCAAGGTATTATTCTTGGATTAAATAAATATCGTGGAGGAGAAACCCAAGTTCATTTTGGAAGAGAGGACAGAATGAGACACTTTTATGCGATTGGACAGACAGGAACCGGTAAAACAAATCTTCTCAAAAATATGATTATGCAAGATATTGTTAATGGCGATGGAGTTTGCATGATCGACCCGCACGGGACCGACATCGCAGATATTTTAAGCATTATTCCAAAAGAACGCATTGACGATGTAATATATTTTGACCCTGCGTATACCGCACGACCTATGGGACTTAACATGCTCGAGTATGATACGCGTTATCCTGAACAGAAAACTTTTGTTGTCAATGAAATGTTGTCGATTTTCAGTAAACTTTTTGACATGAAAGTTGCCGGCGGTCCTATGTTTGAACAGTATTTTCGTAATGCGACCATGCTTGTGATT
The sequence above is drawn from the bacterium genome and encodes:
- a CDS encoding nucleoside monophosphate kinase; amino-acid sequence: MSPQTFIFIGRSGCGKGTQADLLQKYLKTQDPGREIFYLETGSRFRDFIKGDSLSSKLSLAISQEEKLQPSFLAVWMWSHLFIENLKGNEHIISDGTPRSVDEARVLDSAIRFYDRMPAYVVYLNVSRSWAEDRLQNRGRADDQNKDRIKKRLDWFETDVLPAVNHLREHPEYRFLDINGERPLEEVHKEIIKNIKV
- the map gene encoding type I methionyl aminopeptidase gives rise to the protein MGMFKTVKEIEIMRECGKRLAHVLDEVEKVITPGKTPGELDELAKKLIIGLGDEPSFLHYWPEGASKPYPATLCVSTNDEVVHGIPGKKKFKEGDIVSIDLGIKHQGYHSDAARTVPVGEIDDSARKLIDGTREALAAGIKVARAGNHIGDIGSAVSRVIKMHGFSIVEELGGHGIGTEVHEEPHIPNYGKPGEGIELKAGMTIAIEPVVNEGSGKIHLNADGYTFRTKDGKRSAHFEHTVLITKGDPEVLTK
- a CDS encoding type IV secretion system DNA-binding domain-containing protein, with product METTPSIEAPKKLGHPQEEIDFLNKKIASRVHEFKEHGGTIARTEAISREIKSYQATPAEQILEEKYRINMDEIKGIAWGLSAEHDHKLDSLIEILGKKGIKNALSVCEELGSPHIEDDFHRFLVQYLAHGSVIPGLKEGTPLSKALHMKLYEVTLPPVRTEGEKHTFAELVSAMSHFYSGMLSVGGNSRGVSANYFALEVSNGNASEEVIFYAATPTSRAELFEKQILAVYPHARIKEHEEDYNPFNDQGVTVASVAISARNPALTIKTYKEFDHDPLHVIVNAFSKIKKDGEGAALQLIISPSGESYNQRYKMALTKVKKGVSLKEALQGIAVEITKGFLGIAKELISGPPKKNEDEKEKHIDETTVKLLEQKIASPIFETNIRIITSAETESRAEAILSDLESAFNQFGKTEGNSIAWKRAKGGHLSRTLYDFSFRAFSENEAIPLNADELTTMFHFPVDEIQSSHLKEAKGASASIPAGIQSQGIILGLNKYRGGETQVHFGREDRMRHFYAIGQTGTGKTNLLKNMIMQDIVNGDGVCMIDPHGTDIADILSIIPKERIDDVIYFDPAYTARPMGLNMLEYDTRYPEQKTFVVNEMLSIFSKLFDMKVAGGPMFEQYFRNATMLVIEDPTTGNTLLEVSRVLSSSMFRELKLARCKNPVVVQFWREVAGKAGGEASLANIVPYITSKFDVFLANDIMRPIVAQEKSAFNFRHIMDEKKILLVNLSKGRLGDINSNLIGLILVGKILMAALSRVDSLNEKLPDFYLYIDEFQNVTTDSIATILSEARKYRLSLNVAHQFIAQLDEKIKDAVFGNVGSLVAFRVGAEDAETLEPQFAPVFTAHDIMNLDNYNAYLRLLSSNQPVKPFNIETLPFTRGDLMVAQNVKELSYQKYGRDRAEVEAEIMKKYAK